The genomic interval GAAAATTCAAAGAAATCTTTTTCAGGAAAAGCTTCAATTACGTGACGTGTAAGAGCACGGTGTCCTTGCCATTGTTTCAACAAATCTTCAGGAGTAATTACTTGGGCTGCTAATGTTTTCATAGTTTTAAAGTTTTATATTTTTTAATACTTCAAAATTATTAAGGGTCGGTGACAACAGTTTGTCAGTAGGAAATAAAAAAATAAAATATTTTTTATTTCCTGTTGTAGAGACGCACAGCAGTGCGTCTCAGGCAACGTAACCCCATTTTATTCACATTGCGTTAAACCCGACAGGTTTTTAAAACCTGTCGGGTTTGATACGGAATTAAATTGTGGTTACAGGATGTGAGATGCACAATAATGCATCTCTACATACCTGAGCGCCTATAAATTTACGAAATTAAAATTTGTACCTTTGCGGCTTAAAAACATTGGAACTTACAAAAAAATGATCGAAGATAAAAATCCGCAACGTACCAGTATAGCGCAATTAGGCGAGTTTGGCTTAATTGAACATTTAACCAAAAATTTTGATGTTACTCAGGAATCTACTTTAAAAAGTATAGGAGATGATGCTGCAGTTCTTGATTTTAAGGATAAAAAAGTAGTTGTTTCTACAGATTTATTGATTGAAGGCGTACATTTTGACCTGGCTTATATGCCTTTAAAACATTTAGGATATAAAGCAGTTGTTGTAAATGTGTCTGACATTTGTGCAATGAATGCCAAACCAACGCAAATAACGGTTTCTGTGGCTGTTTCTAATCGTTTTCCACTAGAAGCATTAGAAGAACTATTTGAAGGGATTACACACGCTGCAAAAGAATATAAAGTTGATGTTATTGGCGGCGATACTACCTCATCTCAAAAAGGATTAATTATTAGCATTACCGCAATTGGTGAAGCTAATGAAGAGGAAATTGTTTATAGAAATGGCGCAAAACAAACCGATTTACTTGTTGTTACTGGTGATATTGGTGCTGCATATATGGGATTACAGGTTTTAGAACGCGAAAAACAAGTTTTTCACGTGAATCCAAATAGTCAACCTGATCTTGATATGTACAGTTATTTGATCGAGCGTCAGTTAAAACCTGAGGCTAGAAAGGATGTTCGTACTTTATTGCATGCTCTTGAAATTAAACCAACTTCTATGATCGATATTTCGGACGGATTATCGTCTGAGATTATTCATTTATGTAAACAATCAAAAGTTGGTTGTAATTTATATGAAGATAAACTTCCGTTAGATCCTCAATTTATCTCGACTTGCGAAGAGTTTAATATCGACAGTACAACTGTGGCTATTAATGGTGGTGAAGATTATGAATTACTTTTCACAATCGATATTAATGATTTTGATAAGATAAAAGGGAATCCAAACTTCTCTATTATTGGTCATATGGCAGAAGAAAGTGAAGGGATTCATCTGGTAACACGTGCCAACACAAAAATTGCTTTAAAAGCTCGTGGCTGGGATGCTTTGAGTGAATAACTTTTTTAAATTCCAAAAATAAAAAATTCCAAATCCCAATTATGCTAGTCATGTTATTGGGATTTGGAATTTTTTATTCTTGGAGTTTTACTTTTAAAAGAGCCCTTTACTTTTAGCTTCTTTTACCAATTCATCATCTGAACCGGTTTTTATCTTTAGCAATTCTTTGAGATTGATTTTACGTTTTTCGATTGCATTTAAAGAAATTGGAATATACTGTGGCATCGTATGATGCTCTGTTCCTTTGGACAAATGAAACAATATCTGCTTGTCAAACTGATCTATTTCTATTGAATTATGTGTCGATTGATTGACCATTTTTACTACAGACTGACTATAGTATTTATCATTTTTCATTACTTTATCAAATGCAAAAAGCAATTCATCAAATGTAAGGTCGTTTTTGATAATCAATCCATTTGGGTTTATTGTCCGGATGATTGTTTTGATCTTCAGCAATTCTGTGTACATCGTTAACAATATGATCTTGCAATTGGGCATTTGCTTTAAGATCAATTTTGCTAAATCTTCACCTGAAAAAATATCTTTTTCTTCATAAGA from uncultured Flavobacterium sp. carries:
- the thiL gene encoding thiamine-phosphate kinase: MIEDKNPQRTSIAQLGEFGLIEHLTKNFDVTQESTLKSIGDDAAVLDFKDKKVVVSTDLLIEGVHFDLAYMPLKHLGYKAVVVNVSDICAMNAKPTQITVSVAVSNRFPLEALEELFEGITHAAKEYKVDVIGGDTTSSQKGLIISITAIGEANEEEIVYRNGAKQTDLLVVTGDIGAAYMGLQVLEREKQVFHVNPNSQPDLDMYSYLIERQLKPEARKDVRTLLHALEIKPTSMIDISDGLSSEIIHLCKQSKVGCNLYEDKLPLDPQFISTCEEFNIDSTTVAINGGEDYELLFTIDINDFDKIKGNPNFSIIGHMAEESEGIHLVTRANTKIALKARGWDALSE
- a CDS encoding response regulator, whose protein sequence is MTVDLTTTFSQVARRNILIVDDHPFIIEGYKNAITRYNPKAYEFLIAQAHDCKSAYDLLENVETPNFDVAFLDISMPSYEEKDIFSGEDLAKLILKQMPNCKIILLTMYTELLKIKTIIRTINPNGLIIKNDLTFDELLFAFDKVMKNDKYYSQSVVKMVNQSTHNSIEIDQFDKQILFHLSKGTEHHTMPQYIPISLNAIEKRKINLKELLKIKTGSDDELVKEAKSKGLF